A single genomic interval of Camelina sativa cultivar DH55 chromosome 11, Cs, whole genome shotgun sequence harbors:
- the LOC104725736 gene encoding transcription factor LAF1-like, with product MMTKSGERPKQRQRKGLWSPEEDQKLKNFIISHGHACWTTVPILAGLQRNGKSCRLRWINYLRPGLKRGTFSAEEEEIILTLHSSLGNKWSRIAKYLPGRTDNEIKNYWHSYLKKRWLKSQPQLKTQRSNLTESATSLISCGKRSLETETLDHVISFEKLAEKPSSSPPQESNTNMMNSGKYLPKLFFSEWISSSNPHIDYSPALTYSKHINHQTEDQIDEEEVMMINNNNYSSLEDVMLRTEFLQPDHEYANYYSSGDFFSNNDQNYV from the exons ATGATGACCAAATCTGgagagagaccaaaacaaaGACAGAGGAAAGGGTTATGGTCACCTGAAGAAGACCAGAAACTCAAGAACTTCATCATCTCTCATGGCCATGCTTGCTGGACCACTGTTCCCATCCTAgctg GTTTGCAAAGGAATGGGAAAAGCTGCCGATTAAGGTGGATTAACTACCTAAGACCAGGACTAAAGAGAGGGACGTTTagtgcagaagaagaagagatcataTTGACTTTACATTCTTCCTTGGGTAACAA GTGGTCAAGGATTGCTAAATACTTACCGGGAAGAACAGACAACGAGATAAAGAACTATTGGCACTCTTATCTGAAGAAGAGATGGCTCAAATCTCAACCACAGCTCAAAACTCAGAGATCAAACCTCACAGAGTCTGCTACTTCACTAATTTCTTGCGGGAAAAGAAGCCTGGAAACTGAAACCCTAGATCACGTGATCTCCTTTGAGAAATTAGCAGAGAAACCATCTTCATCACCACCACAAGAAAGCAACACGAACATGATGAACAGCGGTAAATACTTGCCCAAGCTGTTCTTCTCCGAGTGGATCAGTTCTTCAAATCCGCACATCGATTACTCCCCTGCTCTTACATATTCTAAGCACATTAATCATCAAACTGAAGACCAaatcgatgaagaagaagtaatgatgatcaacaacaacaactactctTCACTTGAGGATGTCATGCTCCGTACAGAGTTCTTGCAGCCTGATCATGAGTATGCAAATTATTATTCTTCTGGAGATTTCTTCAGCAACAACGACCAAAATTACGTTTAA
- the LOC104725737 gene encoding 25.3 kDa vesicle transport protein-like → MVKLTIVGRVEDGLPLAQDQPYYVNQQDNISFLMYKQQAEFLLTQISKGSLLHPKMTILLDHHSFHFLVEKKICYIVLSDSSYPRKLLFHYLQDLQKELDKLDETELIQKISKPYSFVRFGKSIGRIRKQYMDTRTQANLSKLNALRNEELHVVTEHMNDIIQIRQLLETSEITSLDRRTSVSTIWNSQCLQDIALKWTPVTIIILVILVLFKARLIMTDDYLISTMI, encoded by the exons ATGGTGAAGCTAACAATAGTTGGTAGGGTTGAAGATGGATTGCCCCTTGCACAAGATCAACCTTATTATGTAAACCAACAAGACAACATTAGTTTCTTGATGTACAAGCAACAAGCCGAATTCCTTCTTACACAAATCTCCAAAGGCTCATTGTTACATCCAAAGATGACCATCTTGCTCGATCATCATTCTTTCCA CTtcttggtggagaagaagatatgttaCATCGTGCTATCGGATTCATCGTACCCAAGAAAGCTATTGTTTCATTACCTGCAGGATCTGCAAAAGGAACTTGATAAGCTCGACGAGACAGAACTGATTCAGAAAATCTCAAAACCCTATAGCTTCGTTAGGTTTGGTAAGAGCATAGGGAGAATAAGGAAACAATATATGGACACGAGAACACAGGCTAATCTGTCGAAGCTGAATGCTTTGCGGAATGAAGAACTCCATGTAGTCACTGAGCATATGAATGATATAATACAAATACGACAACTTTTAG AAACATCGGAAATAACGTCTTTGGATCGACGAACGTCTGTTTCAACCATTTGGAACTCACAATGTCTTCAg GATATTGCGTTAAAATGGACACCAGTGACGATCATTATTCTCGTTATTCTTGTTCTTTTCAAAGCAAGATTGATTATGACAgatgattatttaatttcaacAATGATATAA
- the LOC104725741 gene encoding transmembrane ascorbate ferrireductase 1-like: MAVKINARMVAFVAHTLALVASVMVLYWSISYRGGFAWESTNKNLIFNLHPVLMLIGLIILGGEAIISYKWLRIEKQKKKKIHLVLHAIALILGICGICAAFKNHNESHIPNLYSLHSWIGIGVIVFYAFQWHYSFIIFFFPRGSSTLRSNLLPWHAFLGLFVYILAVGNSALGFLEKLTFMENSGLDKYGSEAFLVNFMAIVTILFGTFVILTVSAKPAPSSNEYNYSYSAI, from the exons ATGGCCGTCAAAATAAACGCAAGGATGGTAGCGTTTGTGGCACACACGCTCGCCTTAGTCGCATCGGTGATGGTTCTTTATTGGTCAATCAGTTATAGAGGTGGATTTGCATGGGAGTCTACGAACAAGAACCTCATCTTTAAT CTTCATCCTGTTTTGATGCTCATCGGCTTAATAATTCTGGGGGGCGAAG CAATTATAAGTTACAAATGGCTTCgaattgagaaacaaaagaagaaaaagatccaCCTTGTCCTCCACGCCATTGCTCTGATTCTTGGAATCTGCGGGATATGTGCTGCTTTCAAGAACCATAACGAGTCACACATCCCAAATCTCTATAGCCTCCATTCTTGGATTGGTATTGGAGTCATTGTTTTTTATGCCTTTCAG TGGCATTATAGCtttataatcttcttcttccctagAGGATCATCAACTCTAAGAAGCAACTTGCTTCCATGGCACGCGTTTCTTGggctctttgtttatattcttgctGTTGGAAACTCGGCTTTAGGGTTTCTTGAGAAGCTCACTTTCATGGAAAATTCAGGGCTTGACAAATATGGATCAGAAGCGTTTCTTGTCAATTTCATGGCTATTGTCACAATTCTCTTTGGTACTTTTGTGATACTCACTGTTTCTGCCAAGCCTGCTCCTTCCTCTAATGAATATAACTATAGTTACTCAGCTATCTGA